One genomic region from Streptomyces sp. NBC_01431 encodes:
- a CDS encoding PP2C family protein-serine/threonine phosphatase, with protein sequence MPASQHVPVPHQRAAPEAAVSNSGAGALNLLVIEDDPAGTVSVHELLDAAGARGRIRTARNLTEAERLLTDDVHCILLDLALPGGDPDDELAALRHLLRLAPRHAVLALTPSTHAERAAEAVRVGAQDYLFRDELDARLLSRAIRYAVERKRADTAQYKLAESRLRAQENARLERGLLPTPLLEGSDLRFAARYRPGRSRALLGGDFYDTVRTPDGTVHAMIGDVCGHGPDEAALGVELRIAWRALTLAGLCGDELLSTLQEVLEHERDSDEIFATLCTVDISPDGRGAGLCLAGHPAPLIARSGRAFLLPYEDSGPALGLLPRARWPRRQVELGREWGLLMYTDGLIEGRTGEGNQRLGQDGMLDMINGQLASGLRGESLLEAAVTRARELNGGELTDDVAVVLLERKRR encoded by the coding sequence ATGCCAGCATCCCAGCACGTACCCGTACCGCACCAGCGAGCCGCCCCGGAGGCCGCCGTGAGCAACTCCGGCGCCGGCGCGCTCAACCTGCTGGTGATCGAGGACGACCCGGCGGGCACCGTCAGCGTGCACGAGCTCCTCGACGCGGCGGGCGCCCGGGGCCGGATCCGTACCGCCCGCAACCTCACCGAGGCCGAGCGGCTGCTCACCGACGACGTCCACTGCATACTCCTGGACCTCGCGCTGCCCGGCGGCGACCCCGACGACGAGCTCGCCGCCCTGCGCCACCTGCTCCGGCTCGCCCCGCGCCACGCCGTGCTGGCCCTCACCCCGTCCACGCACGCGGAGCGGGCGGCCGAGGCGGTCCGGGTCGGCGCGCAGGACTACCTCTTCCGCGACGAGCTGGACGCCAGGCTGCTCAGCCGCGCCATCCGGTACGCGGTGGAGCGCAAGCGCGCGGACACCGCCCAGTACAAGCTGGCCGAGTCACGGCTGCGCGCGCAGGAGAACGCCCGCCTGGAGCGCGGGCTGCTGCCGACCCCGCTGCTCGAGGGCTCGGACCTGCGGTTCGCCGCCCGCTACCGCCCCGGCCGCTCCCGGGCGCTGCTCGGCGGGGACTTCTACGACACGGTGCGCACACCCGACGGAACCGTCCACGCGATGATCGGCGACGTGTGCGGACACGGCCCCGACGAGGCGGCCCTGGGCGTCGAACTCCGCATCGCCTGGCGGGCGTTGACGCTGGCGGGCCTGTGCGGCGACGAGCTGCTCTCCACCCTGCAAGAGGTCCTGGAGCACGAACGCGACAGCGACGAGATCTTCGCGACACTCTGCACCGTCGACATCTCCCCCGACGGCCGCGGCGCCGGCCTGTGCCTGGCCGGCCACCCCGCTCCGCTGATCGCCCGCAGCGGCCGCGCCTTTCTGCTCCCGTACGAGGACAGCGGCCCGGCGCTCGGATTGCTGCCCCGCGCACGCTGGCCGCGCCGGCAGGTCGAACTCGGCCGCGAATGGGGTCTGTTGATGTACACCGACGGCCTGATCGAGGGCCGCACCGGCGAGGGCAACCAGCGGCTCGGGCAGGACGGCATGCTGGACATGATCAACGGCCAGCTGGCGTCCGGACTGCGTGGCGAGTCACTGCTTGAGGCCGCGGTGACGCGGGCCCGCGAGCTCAACGGCGGCGAGCTGACGGACGACGTGGCGGTGGTCCTGCTGGAGCGCAAGCGGCGCTGA
- a CDS encoding helix-turn-helix domain-containing protein, with the protein MASLNVGNLGEYLREQRRNAQLSLRQLADAAGVSNPYLSQIERGLRKPSADILQQLAKALRISAETLYVQAGILDERSPEAAGTRSVILADPSLSERQKQVLLQIYESFRKENGLDADTPGPVDGSDADAPGTADGSDADHPQASN; encoded by the coding sequence ATGGCATCGCTCAACGTCGGCAATCTCGGCGAGTACCTGCGCGAGCAGCGGCGCAATGCGCAGCTGTCGCTGCGGCAGCTTGCCGATGCCGCCGGGGTGTCCAATCCGTATCTGAGTCAGATCGAGCGCGGGCTGCGCAAGCCGAGCGCGGACATTCTGCAGCAGCTCGCGAAGGCGCTGCGGATCTCCGCCGAGACGCTGTACGTGCAGGCCGGGATTCTCGACGAACGGTCGCCCGAGGCGGCGGGAACGCGGAGTGTCATTCTCGCCGACCCCTCGCTCAGCGAGCGTCAGAAGCAGGTACTGCTGCAGATCTACGAGTCCTTCCGCAAGGAGAACGGACTCGACGCCGACACGCCCGGCCCGGTCGACGGCAGTGATGCCGACGCGCCCGGCACGGCCGACGGCAGCGATGCCGACCACCCTCAAGCGAGCAACTGA
- a CDS encoding DUF2516 family protein has product MLLTGFSLLTSVLYLGLLVIAVVALIFAVLAREDAYRAADKKTKPFWLVVLGLTVVVNLFVPVLILQLAGLVASIVFMVDVRPALRQVSGGGRGGRPGGSSSDGPYGPYNGGR; this is encoded by the coding sequence ATGTTGCTCACGGGATTCAGCCTGCTCACTTCGGTGCTCTATCTCGGGCTGCTCGTCATCGCCGTGGTGGCGCTGATCTTCGCCGTCCTGGCCCGCGAGGACGCGTACCGCGCGGCCGACAAGAAGACCAAGCCCTTCTGGCTGGTCGTCCTCGGCCTCACGGTCGTGGTGAACCTGTTCGTGCCGGTGCTGATCCTTCAGCTCGCCGGGCTCGTCGCCTCGATCGTGTTCATGGTCGACGTGCGGCCCGCGCTGCGGCAGGTGTCCGGCGGGGGCCGGGGCGGCCGCCCCGGCGGCTCCAGCAGCGACGGTCCGTACGGGCCGTACAACGGCGGCCGGTAG